In Rickettsia endosymbiont of Lasioglossum villosulum, the DNA window GTAAGCTAATTTACCGAATTTTTAAAAATAATGTAATAAAGTGGGTGGGCAGGTTTATTCTTCGTCATTGCGAGGAAAAACTGTAAGTTTTGACGAAGCAATCTCAGGAGTTTTTCTTTATGAGATTGCCACGTCGCTACGCTTCTCGCAAGGTATTGTTGCGTGGATACCAAATCGTCTGAGCTACGCGACTGCAAGGAGCGTGACAATCCAGAAAAAAATAATAAAAAATGTTATAAAGTTAGCATTTTTTACTGGATTGCTTCGTCAATTACTTCGTAATTTCCTCGCAATGACGAAAAAACCTAATAATAACAACGTTTATTTTTTTCCGGACACTACTATGCCTATGCGGGAATGACATAAAAACCAGGGGATAACACCACAACCAATTTTCAAATAAAATAAGTATATATGTTACTATATCGAAAATATTTTATAAAAAATATCCTACCTCTGCTTATAGTCATTACTTTTTCAATGACTAGCTTGGTATGGATTACTCAAGTATTAAAGCTTTTATATTTATTTGACAAAGGTATAAAAGTTATGGATTTCTTGAGTTTAATAATTTTAGTACTGCCTACCTTACTATTTATTCTGTTACCCATCATAACAGTTATTACAATAATTTATATTTATAATAACCTAAAAATTGAGAGGCAATTAATTATATTACAAACTTCGGGAGTAGGTAACCTACAATTAGCCTTACCTGCTTTATATGTTGCATTGATAGTCGCATTACTTGCTTACTACATATCTTCTACAGTCATGCCTTTATCTCATATAAATTTAAAATCACGTTTAAGCTTTATAAAGAATAACTACATATCAAGTATGATTGAGGAAAAAACTTTTAACAAAATAACGAAAGATATTACTGTTTATATAGATAAAAAATCTGCAGGGAATGTTATGAAAGGCGTAATCATATTTGATAACCGCAATGCTGATAACCCATCTGTAGTATTTGCAAATTCCGGAATACTTGATATGTATGAGAATGATCCTATTTTTGAGCTTAGTAAGGGTAGTAGGCAAGAATATGACATAAATGGGAATATAACGCAGCTAACTTTTGATTCATTGATGATAAAGCTGCAAAATGATAATCCGTTAATATCACAAAGAACAACACATAATAAGGAAGCAAACGAATATTATATTGAAGAATTGCTTGAACCTCCTGTTGATTTAAATCCCATGAAAAAAATTAAATTAATTGCCGAAGCCCACCAACGAATCATCTGGTCTTTATATAATTTTGTATTACCATTTTTAGCATTGGCAGTTTTCTTAAAATATCCCTACAGCAAAAAAACAACTTTCATGCCGATATTATTTGCTGCTTTATCAGTATTAATAGCTACTTCTGCTCACTTTACATTACAAAACTTTGCTTCAAAAAATTTAGCTTTTATTACTGCTTGCTACTTGAATATATTCTTTATTTTATCAATAGGGTTATATTTATTTATACGTAAAAGAATATAGCTAAAATATATTATTAGTATTTTTTAGCTGGACCTAGTTCCCAAGCCACGGGGGACATTGCCCGCGTGGATCGAAAAGCACTTTCAATGTCATCTAGTTGCTTGACCACGGCATCCAAAAAATAATAAAAAATACTAATTTTATTAGTATTTTTAACTGGATTCCGCTACAAGTGAGCTAGATGACAACTGGAAAACTGATCCACGCAACAAGGTTCCCACGGCATGACACAAAGGGTGTTTTTCAAGCTATGTGACTCTGTATTTCGTTATTATCTCCTAAAGCTACAACTTCGTTTGGATTAAGTGG includes these proteins:
- a CDS encoding LptF/LptG family permease — its product is MLLYRKYFIKNILPLLIVITFSMTSLVWITQVLKLLYLFDKGIKVMDFLSLIILVLPTLLFILLPIITVITIIYIYNNLKIERQLIILQTSGVGNLQLALPALYVALIVALLAYYISSTVMPLSHINLKSRLSFIKNNYISSMIEEKTFNKITKDITVYIDKKSAGNVMKGVIIFDNRNADNPSVVFANSGILDMYENDPIFELSKGSRQEYDINGNITQLTFDSLMIKLQNDNPLISQRTTHNKEANEYYIEELLEPPVDLNPMKKIKLIAEAHQRIIWSLYNFVLPFLALAVFLKYPYSKKTTFMPILFAALSVLIATSAHFTLQNFASKNLAFITACYLNIFFILSIGLYLFIRKRI